In one Cyprinus carpio isolate SPL01 chromosome B2, ASM1834038v1, whole genome shotgun sequence genomic region, the following are encoded:
- the LOC109056595 gene encoding hornerin-like codes for MTAQVYFLLIAVLSCLFGYLSITDATRTTAKPGRCPPQSSGSKLCTSSCKNDSNCPKNEKCCRNGCGSYCTAPYRVKPGQCPIPEMIPMSAESCFHDGQCPATQKCCPTTSGRTCSEPRGQGNGQGSGFGQGSGFGQGFGQGFGQGFAQGFGQGFGQGFGQGSGQGSGFGQGSGFGQGFGQGSGFGQGSGFGQGFGQGFGQGSGFGQGSGQGSGFGQGSGFGQGSGFGQGSGFGQGSGQGSGHGQGSGQGSGFGQGSGQGSGFGQGSGHGQGSGQGSGQGSGQGSGFGLGSGQGTGQGSGQGSGFGQGSGQGTGQGSGQGSGFGQGSGQGQGSGQDHPLLVQGQCACDMFLTLDSHRGFHFNNAGGRSSRKHLAASTTE; via the exons ATGACAGCTCAAGTGTATTTCTTGTTGATTGCTGTTTTATCGTGTCTGTTTGGATACTTGAGCATAACAGATGCTACTCGAACTACAG CAAAGCCAGGACGGTGTCCACCCCAATCATCTGGAAGTAAATTGTGTACCAGTTCATGTAAGAATGACTCTAACTGTCCCAAAAATGAGAAGTGCTGCAGAAATGGATGTGGAAGTTACTGTACGGCTCCATATAGAG TGAAGCCAGGTCAATGTCCCATACCAGAGATGATTCCAATGTCTGCTGAAAGCTGCTTCCATGATGGCCAGTGTCCTGCCACACAGAAATGTTGCCCAACCACCAGTGGTCGTACATGCAGTGAACCACGTGGTCAAGGAAATGGTCAGGGGAGCGGTTTTGGTCAGGGGAGCGGTTTTGGCCAGGGTTTTGGTCAGGGTTTTGGTCAGGGTTTTGCCCAGGGTTTTGGTCAGGGTTTTGGCCAGGGTTTTGGGCAGGGGAGCGGTCAAGGAAGTGGTTTTGGTCAGGGGAGCGGTTTTGGCCAGGGTTTTGGTCAGGGGAGCGGTTTTGGTCAGGGGAGCGGTTTTGGCCAGGGTTTTGGTCAGGGTTTTGGTCAGGGGAGCGGTTTTGGTCAGGGTAGTGGTCAGGGAAGTGGTTTTGGTCAAGGGAGCGGTTTTGGTCAAGGGAGCGGTTTTGGTCAAGGGAGCGGTTTTGGTCAAGGGAGCGGTCAGGGAAGCGGTCATGGTCAAGGGAGTG GTCAGGGAAGCGGTTTTGGTCAGGGAAGCGGACAAGGGAGTG GTTTTGGTCAGGGAAGCGGTCATGGTCAAGGGAGTGGTCAGGGAAGCGGTCAAGGGAGTGGTCAGGGAAGCGGTTTTGGTCTTGGGAGCGGTCAAGGGACAGGCCAGGGGAGCGGTCAAGGAAGTGGTTTTGGCCAGGGGAGCGGTCAAGGAACA GGCCAGGGGAGCGGTCAAGGAAGTGGTTTTGGCCAGGGGAGCGGTCAAGGCCAGGGGAGCGGTCAAG ATCATCCTCTTCTGGTGCAAGGCCAGTGTGCATGTGACATGTTCTTGACGCTGGACTCTCACCGCGGCTTCCATTTCAACAACGCAGGGGGCCGTAGCTCAAGAAAGCACTTGGCCGCCTCCACCACTGAATAA